Proteins found in one Capra hircus breed San Clemente chromosome 20, ASM170441v1, whole genome shotgun sequence genomic segment:
- the ELOVL7 gene encoding elongation of very long chain fatty acids protein 7 — protein sequence MAFSDLTSRTVRLYDNWIKDADPRVEDWLLMSSPLPQAIILGFYVYFVTFLGPKLMENRKPFELKKAMITYNFSIVLFSVYMCYEFIMSGWGTGYSFRCDIVDYSQSPTALRMVRTCWLYYFSKFIELLDTIFFILRKKNSQVTFLHVFHHTIMPWTWWFGVKFAAGGLGTFHAFLNTAVHVVMYSYYGLCALGPGYQKYLWWKKYLTSLQLIQFVLTTIHIGQFFFMEDCKYQFPIFVYIIMSYGCIFLVLFLHFWYRAYTQGQRLPKTVKHGICKNKDD from the exons ATCCTAGAGTTGAAGACTGGCTCCTCATGTCCTCACCTCTGCCACAAGCCATCATCCTAGGATTCTATGTCTATTTTGTCACGTTCCTGGGACCAAAGCTCATGGAGAATCGAAAGCCTTTTGAACTCAAGAAAGCTATGATAACATACAATTTTTCCATAGTACtcttttctgtgtatatgtgttatGAG TTCATAATGTCTGGCTGGGGTACAGGCTATTCGTTTCGATGTGATATTGTTGACTATTCACAGTCGCCTACGGCACTGAGG ATGGTACGCACCTGCTGGCTTTATTACTTCTCCAAATTTATTGAGCTATTAGATACT aTCTTTTTTATTCTGCGTAAGAAAAATAGTCAAGTGACTTTCCTGCATGTCTTCCATCATACCATCATGCCATGGACCTGGTGGTTTGGAGTCAAATTTGCTGCAG gtGGTTTGGGAACATTCCACGCCTTTTTAAACACAGCTGTACATGTAGTCATGTATTCCTACTATGGACTGTGTGCACTGGGACCAGGCTACCAGAAGTATTTGTGgtggaaaaaatatttgacatCATTACAACTT ATCCAGTTTGTTCTTACCACCATCCACATCGGCCAGTTCTTTTTCATGGAGGATTGCAAGTACCAGTTTCCAATCTTTGTGTACATCATTATGAGTTACGGCTGCATCTTCCTGGTGCTCTTTCTCCATTTTTGGTACCGTGCTTACACCCAAGGTCAGAGGCTACCCAAAACTGTGAAACATGGAATCTGCAAAAACAAAGATGACTAA